A window from Drosophila nasuta strain 15112-1781.00 chromosome 3, ASM2355853v1, whole genome shotgun sequence encodes these proteins:
- the LOC132792571 gene encoding MORN repeat-containing protein 3, with protein MSGCVKRYFCPNKPIKTSGCRSTFYYPNGGSYSGYWLNNKNHGWGVKVTAERQSSDFAGKKEPDGQLIYKGLWNHGKRDGCGSMIRKRGTDLQTIYTGKWMDDMKHGMGKHFYPDGCVYFGEWERNRRHGLGIQWHADGSIYLGEWETGFKHGLGVLFYANGYRYEGHFARGFKNGEGVFYHMHTGQIQKGMWQNDNARVSLMQDAPQIRRNDAVTPLPIPRNCLRYPNQIIRDLFKRFRPHGDKPHRRFNDMVSLEFIHRQRQFASFEERFSSPSGIDIYPNSGFVCTCDCKVY; from the exons ATGAGCGGTTGTGTAAAGCGTTACTTTTGTCCAAATAAGCCCATTAAGACTTCAGGATGTCGTTCTACTTTCTACTATCCCAACGGAGGCTCCTATTCAGGCTACTGGCTGAACAACAAGAATCACGGCTGGGGAGTCAAGGTGACTGCAGAACGTCAATCAAGTGACTTTGCGGGAAAGAAAGAACCTGATGGGCAGCTAATCTATAAGGGCTTATGGAATCACGGGAAACGTGATGGTTGTGGATCGATGATACGTAAGCGCGGGACGGATTTGCAGACGATCTACACAGGAAAATGGATGGATGATATGAAGCACGGTATGGGCAAGCATTTCTATCCGGATGGTTGTGTCTACTTTGGGGAATGGGAGAGGAATCGTCGTCATGGCTTGGGCATACAGTGGCATGCAGATGGCAGCATCTATCTGGGTGAGTGGGAGACTGGCTTCAAGCATGGATTGGGAGTGCTGTTCTACG CAAATGGCTATCGCTACGAGGGACACTTTGCCCGTGGCTTTAAGAATGGCGAAGGTGTCTTCTATCATATGCACACTGGACAGATTCAGAAGGGAATGTGGCAGAATGATAATGCACGTGTTTCGCTTATGCAAGATGCCCCACAAATTAGACGTAACGATGCTGTCACGCCCCTTCCCATTCCTCGCAATTGTCTGAGGTACCCCAACCAAATCATACGCGATCTCTTTAAACGATTTAGGCCACACGGTGATAAACCACATCGTCGCTTTAATGATATGGTTAGCCTTGAGTTCATTCACCGACAGCGACAATTTGCATCCTTTGAGGAACGTTTTTCGAGTCCATCTGGCATAGATATATATCCTAACTCCGGTTTTGTTTGCACCTGTGATTGCAAAGTGTATTGA
- the LOC132790422 gene encoding uncharacterized protein LOC132790422, producing the protein MFSKRCCKMLQLLLLLLLSMCHWSSAKLPSSITPCARDDPQLERCIINAVYQVRPLLVHGDLGDGYRTPPLEPLQLDNIELGSSSQFQAVFMDLYARGGSNFTIDRIIAKPEDISYDLWITLPRIVFSGKYFMRLNLLLLDIQGKGTMRGYCESAKAAVKMRGTRYLRNGLEYVKFTKMTMRIQFKDFKLQLDNLFNGNGVLGEAGNALINDNQDLYLNEIVPGLERGLSKKFLDVANEILATATFDEMFPPSRTIVNPISFPNHASGSGSGSGTVGPNIFETPFASRNPTGGILDQLPPRSSSHSHNQRPKQPVNNPAGGIFGESLPGGGIIDPRLNLGS; encoded by the exons ATGTTTTCGAAACGCtgctgcaaaatgttgcaactgttgctgttgctgctgctgtcaatgTGCCACTGGAGCAGCGCCAAATTGC CGTCCAGTATAACACCCTGCGCACGTGACGATCCGCAGCTGGAGCGTTGCATTATAAATGCCGTCTACCAGGTGAGACCTCTGCTGGTGCATGGCGACTTGGGAGATGGCTATCGAACACCGCCGCTGGAGCCGCTGCAGCTGGACAACATTGAGCTGGGAAGCAGCAGTCAGTTCCAGGCTGTATTCATGGATCTTTATGCCCGCGGAGGCAGCAACTTCACCATCGATCGTATTAT CGCCAAGCCAGAGGATATCTCGTATGATCTGTGGATAACTTTGCCACGCATTGTATTCAGCGGAAAGTATTTTATGCGTCTtaatctgctgctgctggataTTCAGGGCAAGGGCACAATGCGTGGATACTGTG AGAGCGCCAAGGCAGCCGTAAAGATGCGTGGTACTCGCTACTTGCGCAATGGATTGGAGTACGTCAAGTTCACCAAGATGACTATGCGCATCCAGTTCAAGGACTTTAAGTTGCAGCTGGATAATCTATTCAATGGCAATGGAGTTCTGGGTGAAGCGGGCAATGCGCTAATCAATGACAATCAGGATCTCTATTTGAATGAGATTGTGCCAGGCCTGGAGCGTGGACTCTCAAAGAAGTTTCTGGATGTTGCCAACGAGATTTTGGCCACAGCCACATTTGATGAAATGTTTCCGCCTAGCCGCACTATCGTTAATCCCATTTCCTTTCCAAATCATGCATccggctctggctctggctctggcacAGTGGGTCCCAACATATTTGAAACACCATTCGCCTCTCGTAATCCCACTGGCGGCATCTTGGATCAATTGCCACCTAGAAGCAGCAGTCATAGCCATAACCAGAGGCCCAAACAACCAGTGAACAATCCAGCGGGCGGCATTTTTGGCGAGTCGTTGCCAGGGGGAGGCATCATTGATCCCAGGCTAAACTTGGGCAGTTAA
- the LOC132792914 gene encoding protein krueppel encodes MAISMLQDAQTRSLAAALAGIKREEIVVDRSMSLSPPMSANTSASSPVAATNSHNHSHSLYPAMGLQQAAAASAFGMLSPTQLLAANRQAAAFMAQLPMSTLATTLFPHNPAALFGAWAAQHQQQQQQQQQTPLPVPGTHLHSPPASPHSPVPSSGKHPLSSPNSTPQHHHHHMGLGEPAKKTRKLSVKKEFQTEISMSVSDLYHTPGGPISPPSSGSSPNSSAHEASTANNSTAAPTAAKDPSRDKSFTCKICSRSFGYKHVLQNHERTHTGEKPFECPECHKRFTRDHHLKTHMRLHTGEKPYHCSHCDRQFVQVANLRRHLRVHTGERPYTCEICDGKFSDSNQLKSHMLVHNGEKPFECDRCHMKFRRRHHLMNHKCGIQSPPTPALSPAMSGDYPMAAAAVAAASAALESSTHKFAAMCASYGGSEESVDLAKSSMDEDAPLDLSEDGASSVDGHCSSSNARRKAQDIRRVFRLPPPQIMHVASDMPEQTEPEDLSMHSPRSAESHDQQDDIDLDELDDAAALYLRQQQQQLH; translated from the exons ATGGCTATATCAATGCTGCAGGACGCGCAAACACGAa GCCTGGCAGCCGCTTTAGCTGGCATCAAACGCGAGGAAATCGTTGTCGATCGCTCCATGTCCCTGTCACCGCCCATGTCCGCCAACACCTCAGCGAGCAGCCCGGTAGCAGCAACAAACTCCCACAACCACTCCCACTCCCTATACCCGGCCATGGGCCTGCAACAGGCTGCCGCAGCATCCGCCTTTGGCATGCTGTCGCCCACACAGCTGCTGGCTGCCAATCGGCAGGCGGCCGCCTTCATGGCACAGCTGCCGATGAGCACACTAGCCACCACACTCTTCCCCCACAATCCAGCGGCGCTCTTCGGCGCTTGGGCCGcacagcaccaacagcagcagcaacaacagcagcagactCCGCTCCCGGTGCCCGGCACACATCTGCACTCCCCGCCAGCCAGCCCACACTCGCCAGTGCCCAGCAGCGGCAAGCATCCGTTGAGCTCGCCCAACAGCACGcctcagcatcatcatcatcacatgGGACTCGGTGAGCCAGCAAAGAAGACGCGCAAGCTGTCGGTGAAGAAGGAATTCCAAACGGAGATTAGCATGAGTGTCAGCGACTTGTATCACACACCCGGGGGTCCCATCTCGCCACCCTCCAGCGGCAGCTCGCCCAACTCGTCGGCACATGAGGCCAGcacagccaacaacagcaccgCAGCGCCCACAGCAGCCAAGGATCCATCCCGCGACAAGAGCTTCACGTGCAAGATCTGCTCGCGCAGCTTTGGCTACAAGCATGTCCTGCAGAACCACGAGCGCACCCACACCGGCGAGAAGCCCTTCGAGTGCCCCGAGTGCCACAAGCGCTTCACCCGGGATCATCACCTGAAGACACACATGCGTCTGCACACCGGCGAGAAGCCCTATCACTGCTCCCACTGCGATCGCCAGTTCGTCCAGGTCGCCAACCTGCGCCGCCATCTGCGTGTCCACACCGGCGAGCGTCCCTACACCTGTGAGATCTGCGACGGCAAGTTCAGCGACTCCAATCAGCTGAAGTCCCACATGCTGGTGCACAATGGCGAGAAGCCCTTCGAGTGCGATCGCTGCCACATGAAGTTCCGTCGGCGCCATCATCTGATGAACCACAAGTGCGGCATTCAATCCCCGCCCACGCCAGCTCTCTCGCCAGCCATGAGCGGTGATTACCCCatggctgccgctgctgttgcagctgcctcTGCAGCCCTCGAGTCCTCCACACACAAGTTTGCGGCCATGTGCGCCAGTTATGGCGGCTCCGAGGAGTCTGTGGACCTGGCCAAGAGCAGCATGGATGAGGATGCCCCACTCGACTTGTCCGAGGATGGCGCCAGCTCGGTGGATGgccactgcagcagcagcaatgctCGCCGCAAGGCGCAGGACATTCGTCGTGTCTTCCGCCTGCCGCCACCACAGATCATGCATGTGGCCAGCGATATGCCCGAGCAGACGGAGCCCGAGGATCTGAGCATGCACTCGCCACGTTCCGCTGAATCGCATGACCAGCAGGATGACATCGATCTCGATGAACTCGACGATGCCGCTGCTTTGTATttgcgccagcagcagcagcagctccattAA